A genomic segment from Acyrthosiphon pisum isolate AL4f chromosome A3, pea_aphid_22Mar2018_4r6ur, whole genome shotgun sequence encodes:
- the LOC100159180 gene encoding proprotein convertase subtilisin/kexin type 6-like, with product MASNAHRHRRLDPVGPTAVMLLLLPVWLAAVTADIDAAAHYTNQFAVRVASVGGDHGQQADRVARKHGFLNRGQIGSLNEFYLFEHQHVHKRSIYVDEKYHSRLKLDPQVI from the exons ATGGCGTCGAACGCCCATCGCCACCGTCGTCTTGATCCGGTCGGTCCGACGGCCGTCATGCTGCTGTTGCTTCCGGTGTGGCTGGCCGCCGTCACCGCCGACATCGACGCGGCCGCGCATTACACCAACCAGTTCGCCGTCCGAGTGGCCAGCGTTGGTGGCGACCACGGACAGCAGGCGGACAGGGTGGCCAGGAAACACGGGTTCCTCAACCGTGGACAG ATTGGAAGccttaatgaattttatttgtttgaacaTCAACACGTACACAAAAGATCAATTTACGTTGATGAAAAATACCATTCTCGTCTTAAACTTGATCCAcaggtaatataa